The following proteins come from a genomic window of Helicobacteraceae bacterium:
- the rfaE1 gene encoding D-glycero-beta-D-manno-heptose-7-phosphate kinase, producing the protein MIELKNAATRALVIGDLMLDVYLWGKTSRVSPEAPVPVVDIERTSVALGGAGNVVSNLLALGAKTYVVGAIGDDQSGEQLKAILENDGADASAIVLQTGRKTARKTRVMAQRQQIVRFDNESKEPISVQSEESLKRAIETILPQIDVALLSDYGKGVLTDSLTQFTINTARALNKKILIDPKGMNYSKYKGATLITPNRKEASEALGRALPNLESVKEGAARLRRDLGLDYAIITLSEDGMIVCGETCSHIPTRAREVFDVTGAGDTVLAALGFALGAGASIEDAAHFANTAAAVAVSKIGAATVTIDEALAYEYRHSVNQSQNKIVSLDIAASEAEKAKKSGRKVVFTNGCFDLLHRGHIEYLKKSRELGDLLIVGLNSDKSVGLIKGEGRPVVCEEDRAYMLAALAFVDFVTTFDEPTPIELIKAVKPDVLTKGADYKDKKVIGSEYAKKTVFVDLVEGRSTTGVIAKISANGRTI; encoded by the coding sequence GTGATAGAACTAAAAAACGCCGCTACGCGAGCGCTCGTGATCGGCGATCTTATGCTAGACGTTTATCTGTGGGGCAAAACAAGCCGCGTCAGTCCGGAAGCGCCCGTGCCGGTAGTCGATATAGAAAGAACCAGCGTAGCTTTGGGCGGCGCTGGAAACGTGGTAAGCAACCTTTTAGCGCTAGGCGCGAAAACCTACGTCGTCGGCGCGATCGGAGACGATCAAAGCGGCGAACAGTTAAAAGCCATATTGGAAAACGACGGAGCGGACGCGAGCGCTATCGTTTTGCAAACGGGGCGAAAAACCGCCCGCAAAACTCGCGTTATGGCGCAACGCCAGCAGATCGTCCGCTTTGATAACGAAAGCAAAGAGCCGATCTCCGTCCAAAGCGAAGAGAGCTTAAAACGCGCGATCGAAACGATCCTGCCGCAAATCGACGTAGCTCTGCTAAGCGACTACGGCAAGGGGGTTTTGACCGACTCGCTAACGCAATTTACGATTAATACGGCAAGGGCGCTAAACAAAAAAATACTGATCGATCCCAAAGGTATGAATTACTCTAAATACAAAGGCGCGACGCTGATCACGCCAAATCGCAAAGAGGCGAGCGAGGCGTTAGGTCGCGCTTTGCCGAATCTGGAAAGCGTAAAGGAGGGCGCCGCGCGCCTGAGGCGCGATCTGGGGCTAGACTACGCGATTATAACGCTCTCGGAAGACGGCATGATAGTTTGCGGCGAAACTTGCTCGCATATCCCGACGCGCGCGCGCGAGGTTTTCGACGTTACGGGCGCGGGCGATACGGTTTTAGCCGCTCTTGGTTTCGCGCTTGGAGCGGGCGCGTCGATCGAGGATGCGGCGCACTTCGCCAATACCGCGGCGGCGGTGGCGGTGTCCAAAATCGGCGCGGCTACGGTAACGATCGACGAGGCGTTAGCCTATGAATACCGCCACTCGGTCAATCAAAGCCAAAACAAGATCGTTTCGCTAGATATAGCGGCGAGCGAAGCGGAGAAAGCGAAAAAAAGCGGACGGAAGGTCGTATTTACAAACGGCTGTTTCGATCTGCTCCACCGCGGGCATATAGAGTATTTGAAAAAGAGCAGAGAGCTAGGCGATCTGCTGATCGTGGGGTTAAATAGCGATAAAAGCGTCGGGTTGATTAAGGGCGAAGGTCGCCCCGTCGTTTGCGAGGAGGATCGCGCCTATATGCTCGCGGCGCTGGCGTTTGTCGATTTTGTGACGACGTTCGACGAGCCGACTCCGATCGAGCTGATCAAAGCCGTTAAGCCCGACGTTTTAACCAAAGGCGCGGACTATAAAGACAAGAAAGTAATCGGAAGCGAATATGCTAAAAAAACGGTTTTTGTCGATTTAGTGGAAGGTCGATCCACCA
- the rfaD gene encoding ADP-glyceromanno-heptose 6-epimerase produces MKYSDIDLNDKTILITGGAGFIGSNLAFHIQDNYPSARVVVFDAFLLGHFKNLRGFKGETIAGDIANRLDLERLNDYKFDYIFHEAAISDTTVADQKLVVQTNANAFSDLLKIAKQHGAKVVYASSAGTYGNSPSPNRVGRGEAPENVYGFSKLTMERIADRFAKTYNMTIIGLRYFNVYGPREIYKGKTASMILQLGLQILSGNRPKLFKWGEQRRDFVYIEDVIQANIKALSAKTSGVYNVGSGRAREYNEIFGNLTKTLEANVEVEYIDNPWSFFQTHTEADISATKADLGYEPRFGLEKGIGAYAPQIVRIYESELK; encoded by the coding sequence ATGAAGTATTCCGATATAGACCTTAACGACAAAACGATTTTAATTACGGGCGGCGCCGGTTTTATCGGCTCTAATTTGGCGTTTCATATCCAAGATAACTATCCGAGCGCCCGCGTCGTCGTATTCGACGCTTTCTTGTTAGGACATTTTAAGAATCTGCGCGGCTTCAAAGGCGAAACAATCGCCGGCGATATAGCTAACCGGCTTGATCTTGAGCGATTAAACGACTACAAATTCGACTATATCTTTCACGAAGCGGCGATCTCCGATACGACGGTAGCCGATCAAAAACTTGTCGTTCAAACTAACGCGAACGCTTTTAGCGATCTGCTGAAAATCGCGAAACAGCACGGCGCTAAAGTCGTATACGCTTCCAGCGCGGGGACTTATGGAAACTCTCCCTCTCCAAACAGGGTTGGAAGGGGCGAAGCGCCTGAAAACGTCTATGGATTTTCAAAATTGACTATGGAGCGTATAGCCGACAGGTTCGCCAAAACATATAATATGACGATTATCGGCTTGAGGTATTTTAACGTTTACGGTCCGCGGGAGATATACAAGGGTAAAACCGCCTCTATGATCCTGCAGCTTGGATTGCAGATTTTAAGCGGTAATCGCCCCAAACTATTCAAATGGGGCGAGCAAAGACGCGATTTCGTCTATATAGAGGACGTAATCCAAGCTAATATCAAAGCGTTAAGCGCTAAAACTTCGGGCGTTTATAACGTGGGCAGCGGGAGAGCTAGAGAGTATAACGAGATTTTCGGCAACCTGACCAAAACGCTCGAAGCGAACGTGGAAGTGGAGTATATCGACAATCCGTGGAGCTTTTTTCAAACGCACACGGAGGCGGATATTTCGGCTACGAAAGCCGATCTGGGCTACGAGCCGCGCTTTGGGCTTGAAAAGGGAATAGGAGCTTACGCGCCGCAGATTGTTAGGATTTACGAGTCGGAACTCAAGTGA
- the gmhB gene encoding D-glycero-beta-D-manno-heptose 1,7-bisphosphate 7-phosphatase — MNKALFLDRDGVINVDYGYVASFDRFVFCDGIFDLLLEARSKNYKIVVVTNQSGIARGLYGENEFKSLTRRMLKELKDRDVLISGVYYCPHAPEDGCDCRKPKSGMFLQAIKDHSIDPSKSWMIGDKRSDMEAAIGAGVKNLVLIGENMALEVIPARVCKNLLDTISYFKKATE, encoded by the coding sequence ATGAATAAGGCGTTATTTCTTGATCGCGACGGCGTTATTAACGTCGATTACGGATACGTCGCGTCGTTTGATCGCTTTGTTTTTTGCGACGGCATTTTCGATCTCTTGCTAGAGGCTCGCTCGAAAAATTATAAGATCGTAGTCGTTACCAATCAGTCCGGAATCGCGCGCGGCTTATACGGCGAGAACGAGTTCAAATCGCTTACCCGCCGAATGCTCAAAGAGTTAAAAGATCGCGACGTTTTGATTAGCGGCGTTTATTACTGCCCGCACGCGCCCGAAGACGGCTGCGACTGCCGCAAACCTAAAAGCGGAATGTTTTTGCAGGCGATCAAGGATCACAGTATCGATCCGTCCAAATCGTGGATGATCGGCGATAAACGGAGCGATATGGAGGCGGCGATCGGCGCGGGCGTAAAAAACCTAGTTCTGATTGGCGAAAACATGGCGCTAGAGGTAATTCCCGCGCGCGTTTGTAAAAACCTATTAGATACAATCAGCTATTTCAAAAAGGCGACAGAATGA